Proteins encoded together in one Lutra lutra chromosome 4, mLutLut1.2, whole genome shotgun sequence window:
- the AHDC1 gene encoding transcription factor Gibbin, with translation MRVKPQGLVVTSSAVCSSPDYLREPKYYPGGPPTPRPLLPTRPPASPPDKAFAHTFSENPRPPPRRDPSTRRPPVLAKGDDPLPPRAARPVSQARCPTPAGDSNSSRRRWDNGRVKLRPVVRLIDIMKDLTRLSQDLQHSGVHLDCGGLRLSRPPAPPPGDLQYSFFSSPSLANSIRSPEERAAPHAKSERPSHPLYEPEPEPRDSPQPGQGHSPGATAAATGLPPEPEPDGPDYSELADADILSELASLTCPEAQLLEAQALEPPSPEPEPQLLDPQPRFLDPQALEPLGEALELPPLQPLADPLGLPGLALQALDTLPDSLESQLLDPQALDPLPKLLDVPGRRLEPQQPLGPCQLGEPLRLDLCSPHGPHGPEGHPKYALRRTDRPKILCRRRKAGRGRKADAGPEGRLLPLPVTTGLAAALAEPLPPPPPPPPALPGPAPVPELEPESSQTPVVPARRGKCRGVRRMVVKMAKIPVSLGRRNKTTYKVSSLSSSLSVEGKELGLRVSAEPTPLLKMKNNGRNVVVVFPPGEMPIILKRKRGRPPKNLLLGPGKPKEPAVVAAEAATVAAATMAMPEVKKRRRRKQKLASPQPSYAADANDSKAEYSDVLAKLAFLNRQSQCAGRCSPPRCWTPSEPESVHQAPDTQSISHFLHRVQGFRRRGGKAGGFGGRGGGHAAKAARCSFSDFFEGIGKKKKVVAVAAAGVGGPTLTELGHPRKRGRGEVDAMTGKPKRKRRSRKNGTLFPEQVPSGPGFGEAGAEWAGDKGGGWAPHHGHPGGQAGRNCGFQGTEAQAFASTGLESGASGRGSYYGTSAPAGQTELSQERQNLFTGYFRSLLDSDDSSDLLDFALSASRPESRKASGAYAGPPTSTLPAQRGLATFPSRGAKASPVAVGSGGAGADPSFQPVLPARQTFPPGRAASYGITPATSDCRAAETFPKLAPPPSAVARSPTAHPPATTYPPQYGGYGAGQSVFAPAKPFTGQDCANSKDCSFAYGSGNSLPASPSSAHSAGYAPPPTGGPCLPPGKASFFNSSEGAPFSGSAPTPLRCDSRASTVSPGGYMVPKGTTASATSAASAASSSSSSFQPSPENCRQFAGASQWPFRQGYGGLDWASEAFSQLYNPGFDCHVSEPNVILDISNYTPQKVKQQTAVSETFSESSSDSTQFNQPVGSGFRRANSEASSSEGQSSLSSLEKLMMDWNEASSAPGYNWNQSVLFQSSSKPGRGRRKKVDLFEASHLGFPSSASATASGYPSKRSTGPRQPRGGRGGGACSAKKERGGAAAKAKFIPKPQPVNPLFQDSPDLGLDYYSGDSSMSPLPSQSRAFGVGERDPCDFMGPYSMNPSTPSDGTFGQGFHCDSPSLGAPDLDGKHFPPLAHPPTVFDAGLQKAYSPTCSPTLGFKEELRPPPTKLAACEPLKHGLQGASLGHAAAAQAHLSCRDLPLGQPHYDSPSCKGTAYWYPPGSAARSPPYEGKVGTGLLADFLGRTEAACLSAPHLASPPATPKADKEPLEMARPPGPPRGPAAAAAGYGCPLLSDLTLSPVPRDSLLPLQDTAYRYPGFMPQAHPGLGGGPKSGFLGPMAEPHPEDTFTVTSL, from the coding sequence ATGCGTGTGAAGCCCCAGGGCCTGGTGGTGACTTCCAGTGCCGTGTGCAGCTCTCCTGACTACCTCCGGGAGCCCAAGTACTACCCCGgcggcccccccaccccacggccCTTGCTTCCCACCCGGCCCCCTGCCAGCCCACCCGACAAGGCCTTCGCCCACACCTTCTCCGAGAACCCACGCCCACCCCCACGCCGGGACCCCAGCACCCGGCGCCCACCAGTCCTTGCCAAGGGGGACGACCCGCTGCCCCCGAGGGCAGCCCGTCCGGTCTCCCAGGCCCGCTGCCCCACCCCCGCGGGAGACAGCAACAGCTCCCGACGGCGCTGGGACAACGGGCGGGTGAAGCTGCGTCCAGTAGTGCGGTTGATTGACATCATGAAGGACCTGACACGGCTCTCCCAGGACCTGCAGCACAGTGGTGTGCACCTGGACTGCGGTGGCCTCAGACTCAgccgcccccctgccccgccccccggTGACCTTCAGTATAGCTTCTTCTCCTCACCCAGCCTGGCCAACAGCATCCGCAGCCCCGAGGAGCGCGCTGCCCCCCACGCCAAGTCAGAGAGGCCCAGCCACCCCCTGTATGAGCCTGAGCCCGAGCCTAGGGACAGCCCCCAGCCTGGCCAAGGCCACAGTCCTGGAGCCACAGCCGCGGCCACCGGGCTGCCCCCAGAGCCTGAGCCAGACGGCCCTGATTACTCGGAACTCGCTGACGCCGACATCCTCAGCGAGCTGGCCTCCCTCACTTGCCCCGAGGCCCAGCTGCTGGAGGCCCAGGCCCTTGAGCCACCATCTCCTGAGCCAGAGCCTCAGCTCCTGGACCCCCAGCCCCGCTTCCTGGACCCACAGGCACTAGAGCCGCTTGGGGAAGCTTTGGAGCTGCCACCCCTGCAACCCCTTGCTGATCCTCTGGGGCTGCCAGGCCTGGCGCTCCAGGCCCTGGATACTCTGCCCGACTCCCTGGAGTCGCAGCTGCTCGACCCTCAGGCACTCGACCCACTGCCCAAGTTGCTTGATGTCCCTGGTCGCCGTCTGGAGCCTCAGCAGCCCCTGGGGCCCTGCCAGTTGGGCGAGCCCTTGCGCCTGGACTTGTGTTCACCCCATGGCCCCCACGGGCCTGAGGGTCACCCCAAGTACGCCTTGCGGCGCACTGATAGGCCAAAGATCCTGTGTCGCCGGCGGAAAGCTGGACGGGGGCGCAAGGCCGATGCCGGACCAGAGGGCCGcctgctgcccctgcctgtgACCACGGGGCTGGCGGCCGCCTTGGCTGAGCCCCTGCCACCACCGCCTCCACCACCTCCGGCCCTGCCAGGCCCGGCCCCGGTCCCAGAGCTGGAGCCAGAATCTTCCCAGACTCCCGTGGTCCCCGCCCGCAGAGGCAAGTGCCGGGGTGTGCGGCGCATGGTGGTGAAGATGGCCAAAATCCCCGTGTCGCTGGGGCGGCGGAACAAGACCACATACAAGGTGTCCTCTTTGAGCAGCAGTCTGAGTGTAGAGGGGAAGGAGCTGGGCCTGCGCGTGTCCGCGGAGCCCACCCCACTGCTGAAGATGAAGAACAATGGACGGAACGTGGTGGTGGTCTTCCCACCTGGGGAGATGCCCATTATTCTTAAGCGGAAGCGCGGCCGTCCTCCGAAGAACCTGCTGCTGGGTCCCGGCAAGCCCAAGGAGCCAGCAGTGGTCGCAGCGGAAGCGGCCACCGTGGCTGCAGCCACCATGGCCATGCCAGAGGTGAAGAAACGGCGGCGGCGGAAGCAGAAGCTGGCCTCCCCCCAGCCGTCATACGCAGCAGACGCCAACGACAGTAAGGCCGAGTACTCCGACGTGCTCGCCAAGCTGGCCTTCCTGAACCGCCAGAGCCAGTGCGCTGGGCGGTGCTCACCCCCCCGCTGCTGGACACCCAGCGAGCCCGAGTCGGTACACCAGGCACCCGACACGCAGAGCATCTCCCACTTCCTGCATCGGGTGCAGGGCTTCCGACGGCGGGGCGGTAAAGCGGGCGGTTTTGGTGGCCGGGGCGGGGGCCACGCTGCCAAGGCAGCCCGATGCTCCTTCAGTGACTTCTTTGAGGGCATcggcaagaaaaagaaagtggtggCGGTGGCAGCTGCTGGTGTTGGGGGTCCCACCCTCACCGAATTGGGGCACCCACGCAAACGGGGCCGAGGGGAGGTGGACGCCATGACCGGGAAGCCGAAGCGCAAGAGGCGGTCCCGGAAGAATGGGACTCTGTTCCCAGAGCAGGTGCCTAGTGGCCCAGGCTTTGGGGAGGCCGGCGCTGAGTGGGCCGGGGACAAGGGTGGTGGCTGGGCCCCTCACCATGGGCACCCAGGTGGGCAAGCTGGCAGAAACTGTGGGTTCCAGGGGACCGAGGCCCAGGCCTTTGCCTCCACTGGGCTTGAGAGTGGGGCCTCGGGCCGCGGCAGCTACTACGGTACCAGCGCGCCCGCGGGCCAGACCGAGCTCAGCCAGGAGCGCCAGAACCTCTTCACCGGCTACTTCCGCTCACTGCTCGATTCGGATGACTCCTCCGACCTCTTAGACTTCGCCCTCTCAGCCTCTCGTCCTGAGTCCCGGAAGGCATCAGGCGCCTACGCAGGGCCCCCCACCAGCACCCTGCCTGCCCAGCGAGGCCTGGCCACCTTCCCCAGCCGGGGGGCCAAGGCTAGCCCGGTGGCTGTGGGCAGCGGCGGGGCTGGTGCGGACCCCTCCTTCCAGCCCGTCCTGCCTGCTCGCCAGACCTTCCCGCCAGGCCGGGCGGCGAGCTACGGGATAACTCCAGCCACTTCAGACTGCCGGGCAGCCGAGACCTTCCCGAAGCTGGCTCCCCCGCCGTCGGCTGTGGCCCGCTCGCCTACTGCCCACCCGCCCGCCACCACCTACCCACCTCAGTATGGTGGCTATGGGGCCGGACAGAGCGTTTTCGCCCCAGCGAAGCCCTTCACGGGCCAGGACTGTGCTAACAGCAAGGACTGCAGCTTCGCCTACGGCAGCGGCAatagcctgcctgcctctcccagcagCGCCCACAGCGCCGGCTACGCCCCACCGCCCACGGGCGGCCCTTGCCTGCCACCCGGCAAGGCCTCCTTCTTCAACAGCTCTGAGGGGGCCCCCTTCTCCGGGTCCGCCCCCACACCCCTGCGCTGTGACAGCCGGGCTAGCACCGTCTCTCCCGGTGGCTACATGGTACCCAAGGGCACCACGGCCTCGGCCACCTCTGCTGCCtctgccgcctcctcctcctcgtcctccttcCAGCCCTCGCCTGAAAACTGTCGGCAGTTTGCGGGGGCTTCTCAGTGGCCTTTCCGGCAGGGCTATGGAGGCCTGGACTGGGCCTCAGAGGCCTTCAGTCAGCTCTACAATCCTGGTTTCGACTGCCACGTCAGCGAGCCCAACGTGATCCTGGACATCTCCAACTACACGCCACAGAAGGTGAAGCAGCAGACGGCTGTGTCTGAGACCTTCTCCGAATCGTCCTCCGACAGCACCCAGTTCAATCAGCCGGTCGGCAGTGGTTTCCGGCGCGCCAACAGTGAGGCCTCGAGCAGCGAGGGCCAGTCAAGCCTGTCCAGCCTGGAGAAACTAATGATGGACTGGAACGAGGCATCCTCTGCCCCCGGCTACAACTGGAACCAGAGCGTCCTCTTCCAGAGCAGCTCAAAGCCGGGCCGTGGACGGCGGAAGAAGGTGGACCTATTCGAAGCCTCACACCTGGGCTTCCCGTCCTCCGCCTCGGCCACTGCCTCAGGCTACCCATCCAAACGGAGCACCGGGCCCCGGCAGCCGCGGGGTGGACGGGGTGGTGGGGCCTGCTCAGCTAAGAaggagcggggcggggcggctgCCAAAGCCAAGTTTATCCCCAAGCCACAGCCTGTCAACCCCCTGTTCCAGGACAGCCCAGACCTCGGCCTAGACTACTACAGTGGGGACAGCAGCATGTCGCCACTGCCCTCCCAGTCGCGGGCCTTTGGTGTGGGTGAGCGAGACCCTTGTGACTTCATGGGACCCTACTCCATGAACCCGTCCACTCCTTCTGACGGCACCTTCGGCCAAGGCTTCCACTGCGACTCGCCCAGCCTGGGTGCCCCTGACCTAGATGGCAAGCATTTCCCGCCTCTGGCGCACCCACCCACGGTGTTCGACGCTGGTCTGCAGAAGGCGTACTCACCCACCTGCTCACCCACACTGGGCTTCAAGGAAGAGCTGCGGCCGCCACCCACAAAGCTGGCTGCCTGTGAGCCCCTCAAGCATGGGCTCCAGGGGGCCAGTCTGGGCCACGCGGCTGCTGCCCAGGCCCACCTTAGCTGCCGGGACCTGCCACTGGGCCAGCCCCACTACGACTCCCCCAGCTGCAAGGGCACAGCTTACTGGTACCCGCCAGGCTCAGCTGCCCGCAGCCCACCCTATGAAGGGAAGGTCGGTACGGGGCTGCTGGCTGACTTCCTGGGCAGGACGGAGGCCGCGTGCCTCAGTGCCCCACACCTGGCTAGCCCGCCGGCCACACCCAAGGCTGACAAGGAGCCACTGGAGATGGCCCGGCCGCCTGGCCCGCCCCGTGGCCCTGCCGCCGCTGCCGCTGGCTATGGCTGCCCACTCCTTAGTGACTTGACCCTGTCCCCTGTGCCGAGGGACTCGCTGCTGCCCCTGCAGGATACCGCCTACAGGTATCCAGGCTTCATGCCGCAGGCGCATCCCGGCCTGGGTGGGGGCCCCAAGAGCGGCTTCCTGGGGCCCATGGCGGAACCTCACCCCGAGGACACATTCACCGTCACCTCCCTGTAG